From Anopheles arabiensis isolate DONGOLA chromosome 3, AaraD3, whole genome shotgun sequence, a single genomic window includes:
- the LOC120899841 gene encoding uncharacterized protein DDB_G0283357-like isoform X5, with translation MTNPRKYRDKIKIQEEKMKLQQQEFERTMLEVSPIFDRRADDGTNLTELKPYTQPETIKVKKEISPKASTPSHTRESRGRTPGGPMRNRQSSRNHDTSPYGNSTVHLIPPMESNWHRSISDSAIHQSLCQNQQQDATHLTTHTPLTLSPTVQRKISNAQHISKVHNNHMTNNHHNHHHHHHHPSNHHDNGSTQDIRSRSSTALPRLPGINIYPSQNHPDSIQIPIPSNTGSLPDLTSVGYPSMYPATLDQEYDPNGQNHSYCPSPLGTSPSSLSPTSAIQNHHHHPHPRANSFSGGVSSATGGNGSGGGGGGGGGGGSSGGSGNSVGGGYPIPTSHANSGSVSPTGSGISCSPSASSVAPIANMGNAVNHNNGATLNNGIKGKKAKPQTISSQPFLSVPDSNRYSFMSKVNNTYDTNQQQSVQQQHQQHQQQPQAQSPQQQQQQQAQQQQRIPTLDQISYDSFTQITDGLASPNQNSPESILYGSHGNMSPQIMSDYRTRPSPGSSPGLALVNNPDSNSSAPCSPVSHTVGSNNGPTYDKYPTSDVYVQNTLPQYLEHITLDWTTLVQSLVESGCTLTAQVQGDTDFTTNQMVFSGFDETYLTMNNGLGIRTHTGHGNGHTQVHQTATQQTNQLNSINCQNMQNMQNTNMSNMYNGTTEPLLSLPNTQSLIEPQTPTIPEIVFTDYSTRDDFEADLGLGHMDFQSIQMLSDTSTMIDPMDEDSFRRDLQ, from the exons ATGACCAATCCGCGCAAGTACCGCGACAAAATCAAGATCCAGGAGGAAAAGATGAAGCTCCAGCAGCAGGAGTTCGAGCGGACGATGCTGGAAGTGTCACCGATCTTCGATCGCAGG GCGGACGATGGTACAAACCTGACGGAGCTGAAACCCTACACGCAACCGGAAACGATCAAGGTGAAAAAGGAAATATCTCCCAAAGCCAGCACACCGAGCCATACGAGAGAATCCAGAG GGCGAACGCCTGGAGGACCCATGCGTAATCGGCAATCGAGTCGAAACCATGACACGTCACCGTACGGCAACAGTACGGTTCATTTAATTCCCCCGATGGAAAGCAACTGGCACCGTTCGATCTCGGATTCGGCAATCCACCAGAGTCTCTGCCAAAATCAG caacAAGACGCCACCCATCTGACCACTCACACACCTCTAACGCTAAGCCCAACAGTGCAAAGAAAGATTTCAAATGCTCAACACATTTCGAAAGTACACAACAACCACATGACCAACAACCATCataatcatcaccatcatcatcaccatccgaGCAATCATCACGATAACGGATCGACGCAGGACATCCGGTCACGCTCCTCTACCGCCCTGCCCAGGCTACCCGGCATCAA CATCTACCCGTCGCAGAACCATCCCGACAGTATACAGATACCGATACCGAGCAACACGGGCTCGTTACCCGACCTGACTTCCGTCGGTTATCCCTCCATGTATCCGGCAACGTTGGATCAAGAGTACGATCCGAACGGACAAAACCACAGTTACTGTCCG agcCCGCTCGGTACCTCACCCTCGTCGCTTTCACCAACCTCTGCCATCCagaaccatcaccaccatccgcACCCGAGAGCGAACAGTTTCAGCGGTGGCGTCAGTAGTGCGACCGGAGGAAACGGTtccggtggtggaggaggaggcggaggaggaggaggcagcAGTGGCGGCAGTGGCAACAGTGTTGGAGGCGGCTATCCCATTCCGACCAGCCATGCGAACAGTGGGTCCGTCAGCCCGACCGGCAGCGGTATCAGCTGCAGTCCCAGTGCGTCGTCGGTGGCCCCGATCGCAAACATGGGGAACGCTGTGAATCACAACAATGGCGCAACGCTTAACAATGGCATTaagggaaagaaagcaaagccACAAACCATCTCTAGTCAG CCTTTTTTATCTGTACCAGATAGTAATAGATATTCGTTTATGTCGAAG GTCAACAATACTTATGACACTAATCAGCAGCAGTcagtgcaacagcagcaccagcaacaccagcaacaaccacaaGCACAGTctccacagcagcagcagcagcaacaagcacaacagcagcagcgaataCCAACGCTGGATCAGATAAGCTACGATAGCTTCACTCAGATCACCGACGGTCTGGCGTCGCCCAACCAGAACTCACCCGAAAGCATACTGTACGGATCTCATGGAAATATGTCCCCG CAAATTATGTCGGACTATCGAACCCGACCCAGTCCCGGCTCCAGTCCAGGGCTTGCGCTAGTGAACAATCCCGATTCCAACTCCAGTGCACCCTGCAGTCCAGTGTCCCACACGGTGGGCAGTAACAATGG ACCAACTTACGATAAATATCCAACCAGTGACGTTTACGTACAGAACACCCTACCACAGTATTTGGAACACATCACACTG GACTGGACTACGCTGGTTCAGAGTCTAGTAGAGTCCGGATGTACATTAACCGCGCAAGTGCAG ggtgaTACCGACTTTACCACCAATCAAATGGTCTTTAGCGGG TTTGATGAAACCTACTTGACGATGAACAATGGTCTCGGTATACGCACTCACACCGGCCATGGCAATGGGCACACGCAAGTCCACCAGACAGCGACGCAGCAGACGAACCAGCTTAACTCGATCAACTGTCAGAATATGCAGAATATGCAAAACACCAACATGAGCAACATGTACAACGGGACGACGGAACCGCTGCTCAGCCTGCCCAACACCCAATCGCTTATTGAGCCCCAAACGCCCACGATACCGGAGATCGTTTTTACAG ATTATTCGACTAGGG acGATTTCGAGGCAGACCTTGGGCTTGGTCATATGGATTTCCAAAGCATCCAGATGCTCTCCGACACCAGCACGATGATTGACCCGATGGACGAGGACAGCTTTCGACGAGATTTACAATAG
- the LOC120899841 gene encoding uncharacterized protein DDB_G0283357-like isoform X1: MANPRKFSEKIALHNQKQAEETAEFERIMREVLDVTSKASKSANLSPTTGTLGTFRGGSLPNVNNENKQYQEKADDGTNLTELKPYTQPETIKVKKEISPKASTPSHTRESRGRTPGGPMRNRQSSRNHDTSPYGNSTVHLIPPMESNWHRSISDSAIHQSLCQNQQQDATHLTTHTPLTLSPTVQRKISNAQHISKVHNNHMTNNHHNHHHHHHHPSNHHDNGSTQDIRSRSSTALPRLPGINIYPSQNHPDSIQIPIPSNTGSLPDLTSVGYPSMYPATLDQEYDPNGQNHSYCPSPLGTSPSSLSPTSAIQNHHHHPHPRANSFSGGVSSATGGNGSGGGGGGGGGGGSSGGSGNSVGGGYPIPTSHANSGSVSPTGSGISCSPSASSVAPIANMGNAVNHNNGATLNNGIKGKKAKPQTISSQPFLSVPDSNRYSFMSKVNNTYDTNQQQSVQQQHQQHQQQPQAQSPQQQQQQQAQQQQRIPTLDQISYDSFTQITDGLASPNQNSPESILYGSHGNMSPQIMSDYRTRPSPGSSPGLALVNNPDSNSSAPCSPVSHTVGSNNGPTYDKYPTSDVYVQNTLPQYLEHITLDWTTLVQSLVESGCTLTAQVQGDTDFTTNQMVFSGFDETYLTMNNGLGIRTHTGHGNGHTQVHQTATQQTNQLNSINCQNMQNMQNTNMSNMYNGTTEPLLSLPNTQSLIEPQTPTIPEIVFTDYSTRDDFEADLGLGHMDFQSIQMLSDTSTMIDPMDEDSFRRDLQ, encoded by the exons GCGTCCAAGAGTGCCAACCTGTCGCCGACGACGGGCACGCTGGGCACGTTTCGAGGCGGTTCCCTGCCCAACGTcaataatgaaaacaaacagtaCCAGGAAAAg GCGGACGATGGTACAAACCTGACGGAGCTGAAACCCTACACGCAACCGGAAACGATCAAGGTGAAAAAGGAAATATCTCCCAAAGCCAGCACACCGAGCCATACGAGAGAATCCAGAG GGCGAACGCCTGGAGGACCCATGCGTAATCGGCAATCGAGTCGAAACCATGACACGTCACCGTACGGCAACAGTACGGTTCATTTAATTCCCCCGATGGAAAGCAACTGGCACCGTTCGATCTCGGATTCGGCAATCCACCAGAGTCTCTGCCAAAATCAG caacAAGACGCCACCCATCTGACCACTCACACACCTCTAACGCTAAGCCCAACAGTGCAAAGAAAGATTTCAAATGCTCAACACATTTCGAAAGTACACAACAACCACATGACCAACAACCATCataatcatcaccatcatcatcaccatccgaGCAATCATCACGATAACGGATCGACGCAGGACATCCGGTCACGCTCCTCTACCGCCCTGCCCAGGCTACCCGGCATCAA CATCTACCCGTCGCAGAACCATCCCGACAGTATACAGATACCGATACCGAGCAACACGGGCTCGTTACCCGACCTGACTTCCGTCGGTTATCCCTCCATGTATCCGGCAACGTTGGATCAAGAGTACGATCCGAACGGACAAAACCACAGTTACTGTCCG agcCCGCTCGGTACCTCACCCTCGTCGCTTTCACCAACCTCTGCCATCCagaaccatcaccaccatccgcACCCGAGAGCGAACAGTTTCAGCGGTGGCGTCAGTAGTGCGACCGGAGGAAACGGTtccggtggtggaggaggaggcggaggaggaggaggcagcAGTGGCGGCAGTGGCAACAGTGTTGGAGGCGGCTATCCCATTCCGACCAGCCATGCGAACAGTGGGTCCGTCAGCCCGACCGGCAGCGGTATCAGCTGCAGTCCCAGTGCGTCGTCGGTGGCCCCGATCGCAAACATGGGGAACGCTGTGAATCACAACAATGGCGCAACGCTTAACAATGGCATTaagggaaagaaagcaaagccACAAACCATCTCTAGTCAG CCTTTTTTATCTGTACCAGATAGTAATAGATATTCGTTTATGTCGAAG GTCAACAATACTTATGACACTAATCAGCAGCAGTcagtgcaacagcagcaccagcaacaccagcaacaaccacaaGCACAGTctccacagcagcagcagcagcaacaagcacaacagcagcagcgaataCCAACGCTGGATCAGATAAGCTACGATAGCTTCACTCAGATCACCGACGGTCTGGCGTCGCCCAACCAGAACTCACCCGAAAGCATACTGTACGGATCTCATGGAAATATGTCCCCG CAAATTATGTCGGACTATCGAACCCGACCCAGTCCCGGCTCCAGTCCAGGGCTTGCGCTAGTGAACAATCCCGATTCCAACTCCAGTGCACCCTGCAGTCCAGTGTCCCACACGGTGGGCAGTAACAATGG ACCAACTTACGATAAATATCCAACCAGTGACGTTTACGTACAGAACACCCTACCACAGTATTTGGAACACATCACACTG GACTGGACTACGCTGGTTCAGAGTCTAGTAGAGTCCGGATGTACATTAACCGCGCAAGTGCAG ggtgaTACCGACTTTACCACCAATCAAATGGTCTTTAGCGGG TTTGATGAAACCTACTTGACGATGAACAATGGTCTCGGTATACGCACTCACACCGGCCATGGCAATGGGCACACGCAAGTCCACCAGACAGCGACGCAGCAGACGAACCAGCTTAACTCGATCAACTGTCAGAATATGCAGAATATGCAAAACACCAACATGAGCAACATGTACAACGGGACGACGGAACCGCTGCTCAGCCTGCCCAACACCCAATCGCTTATTGAGCCCCAAACGCCCACGATACCGGAGATCGTTTTTACAG ATTATTCGACTAGGG acGATTTCGAGGCAGACCTTGGGCTTGGTCATATGGATTTCCAAAGCATCCAGATGCTCTCCGACACCAGCACGATGATTGACCCGATGGACGAGGACAGCTTTCGACGAGATTTACAATAG
- the LOC120899841 gene encoding uncharacterized protein DDB_G0283357-like isoform X2 — MANPRKFSEKIALHNQKQAEETAEFERIMREVLDVTSKASKSANLSPTTGTLGTFRGGSLPNVNNENKQYQEKADDGTNLTELKPYTQPETIKVKKEISPKASTPSHTRESRGRTPGGPMRNRQSSRNHDTSPYGNSTVHLIPPMESNWHRSISDSAIHQSLCQNQQQDATHLTTHTPLTLSPTVQRKISNAQHISKVHNNHMTNNHHNHHHHHHHPSNHHDNGSTQDIRSRSSTALPRLPGINIYPSQNHPDSIQIPIPSNTGSLPDLTSVGYPSMYPATLDQEYDPNGQNHSYCPSPLGTSPSSLSPTSAIQNHHHHPHPRANSFSGGVSSATGGNGSGGGGGGGGGGGSSGGSGNSVGGGYPIPTSHANSGSVSPTGSGISCSPSASSVAPIANMGNAVNHNNGATLNNGIKGKKAKPQTISSQPFLSVPDSNRYSFMSKVNNTYDTNQQQSVQQQHQQHQQQPQAQSPQQQQQQQAQQQQRIPTLDQISYDSFTQITDGLASPNQNSPESILYGSHGNMSPQIMSDYRTRPSPGSSPGLALVNNPDSNSSAPCSPVSHTVGSNNGPTYDKYPTSDVYVQNTLPQYLEHITLDWTTLVQSLVESGCTLTAQVQGDTDFTTNQMVFSGFDETYLTMNNGLGIRTHTGHGNGHTQVHQTATQQTNQLNSINCQNMQNMQNTNMSNMYNGTTEPLLSLPNTQSLIEPQTPTIPEIVFTDDFEADLGLGHMDFQSIQMLSDTSTMIDPMDEDSFRRDLQ, encoded by the exons GCGTCCAAGAGTGCCAACCTGTCGCCGACGACGGGCACGCTGGGCACGTTTCGAGGCGGTTCCCTGCCCAACGTcaataatgaaaacaaacagtaCCAGGAAAAg GCGGACGATGGTACAAACCTGACGGAGCTGAAACCCTACACGCAACCGGAAACGATCAAGGTGAAAAAGGAAATATCTCCCAAAGCCAGCACACCGAGCCATACGAGAGAATCCAGAG GGCGAACGCCTGGAGGACCCATGCGTAATCGGCAATCGAGTCGAAACCATGACACGTCACCGTACGGCAACAGTACGGTTCATTTAATTCCCCCGATGGAAAGCAACTGGCACCGTTCGATCTCGGATTCGGCAATCCACCAGAGTCTCTGCCAAAATCAG caacAAGACGCCACCCATCTGACCACTCACACACCTCTAACGCTAAGCCCAACAGTGCAAAGAAAGATTTCAAATGCTCAACACATTTCGAAAGTACACAACAACCACATGACCAACAACCATCataatcatcaccatcatcatcaccatccgaGCAATCATCACGATAACGGATCGACGCAGGACATCCGGTCACGCTCCTCTACCGCCCTGCCCAGGCTACCCGGCATCAA CATCTACCCGTCGCAGAACCATCCCGACAGTATACAGATACCGATACCGAGCAACACGGGCTCGTTACCCGACCTGACTTCCGTCGGTTATCCCTCCATGTATCCGGCAACGTTGGATCAAGAGTACGATCCGAACGGACAAAACCACAGTTACTGTCCG agcCCGCTCGGTACCTCACCCTCGTCGCTTTCACCAACCTCTGCCATCCagaaccatcaccaccatccgcACCCGAGAGCGAACAGTTTCAGCGGTGGCGTCAGTAGTGCGACCGGAGGAAACGGTtccggtggtggaggaggaggcggaggaggaggaggcagcAGTGGCGGCAGTGGCAACAGTGTTGGAGGCGGCTATCCCATTCCGACCAGCCATGCGAACAGTGGGTCCGTCAGCCCGACCGGCAGCGGTATCAGCTGCAGTCCCAGTGCGTCGTCGGTGGCCCCGATCGCAAACATGGGGAACGCTGTGAATCACAACAATGGCGCAACGCTTAACAATGGCATTaagggaaagaaagcaaagccACAAACCATCTCTAGTCAG CCTTTTTTATCTGTACCAGATAGTAATAGATATTCGTTTATGTCGAAG GTCAACAATACTTATGACACTAATCAGCAGCAGTcagtgcaacagcagcaccagcaacaccagcaacaaccacaaGCACAGTctccacagcagcagcagcagcaacaagcacaacagcagcagcgaataCCAACGCTGGATCAGATAAGCTACGATAGCTTCACTCAGATCACCGACGGTCTGGCGTCGCCCAACCAGAACTCACCCGAAAGCATACTGTACGGATCTCATGGAAATATGTCCCCG CAAATTATGTCGGACTATCGAACCCGACCCAGTCCCGGCTCCAGTCCAGGGCTTGCGCTAGTGAACAATCCCGATTCCAACTCCAGTGCACCCTGCAGTCCAGTGTCCCACACGGTGGGCAGTAACAATGG ACCAACTTACGATAAATATCCAACCAGTGACGTTTACGTACAGAACACCCTACCACAGTATTTGGAACACATCACACTG GACTGGACTACGCTGGTTCAGAGTCTAGTAGAGTCCGGATGTACATTAACCGCGCAAGTGCAG ggtgaTACCGACTTTACCACCAATCAAATGGTCTTTAGCGGG TTTGATGAAACCTACTTGACGATGAACAATGGTCTCGGTATACGCACTCACACCGGCCATGGCAATGGGCACACGCAAGTCCACCAGACAGCGACGCAGCAGACGAACCAGCTTAACTCGATCAACTGTCAGAATATGCAGAATATGCAAAACACCAACATGAGCAACATGTACAACGGGACGACGGAACCGCTGCTCAGCCTGCCCAACACCCAATCGCTTATTGAGCCCCAAACGCCCACGATACCGGAGATCGTTTTTACAG acGATTTCGAGGCAGACCTTGGGCTTGGTCATATGGATTTCCAAAGCATCCAGATGCTCTCCGACACCAGCACGATGATTGACCCGATGGACGAGGACAGCTTTCGACGAGATTTACAATAG
- the LOC120899841 gene encoding uncharacterized protein DDB_G0283357-like isoform X4, producing MANPRKFSEKIALHNQKQAEETAEFERIMREVLDVTSKASKSANLSPTTGTLGTFRGGSLPNVNNENKQYQEKADDGTNLTELKPYTQPETIKVKKEISPKASTPSHTRESRGRTPGGPMRNRQSSRNHDTSPYGNSTVHLIPPMESNWHRSISDSAIHQSLCQNQQQDATHLTTHTPLTLSPTVQRKISNAQHISKVHNNHMTNNHHNHHHHHHHPSNHHDNGSTQDIRSRSSTALPRLPGINIYPSQNHPDSIQIPIPSNTGSLPDLTSVGYPSMYPATLDQEYDPNGQNHSYCPSPLGTSPSSLSPTSAIQNHHHHPHPRANSFSGGVSSATGGNGSGGGGGGGGGGGSSGGSGNSVGGGYPIPTSHANSGSVSPTGSGISCSPSASSVAPIANMGNAVNHNNGATLNNGIKGKKAKPQTISSQPFLSVPDSNRYSFMSKVNNTYDTNQQQSVQQQHQQHQQQPQAQSPQQQQQQQAQQQQRIPTLDQISYDSFTQITDGLASPNQNSPESILYGSHGNMSPQIMSDYRTRPSPGSSPGLALVNNPDSNSSAPCSPVSHTVGSNNGPTYDKYPTSDVYVQNTLPQYLEHITLGDTDFTTNQMVFSGFDETYLTMNNGLGIRTHTGHGNGHTQVHQTATQQTNQLNSINCQNMQNMQNTNMSNMYNGTTEPLLSLPNTQSLIEPQTPTIPEIVFTDYSTRDDFEADLGLGHMDFQSIQMLSDTSTMIDPMDEDSFRRDLQ from the exons GCGTCCAAGAGTGCCAACCTGTCGCCGACGACGGGCACGCTGGGCACGTTTCGAGGCGGTTCCCTGCCCAACGTcaataatgaaaacaaacagtaCCAGGAAAAg GCGGACGATGGTACAAACCTGACGGAGCTGAAACCCTACACGCAACCGGAAACGATCAAGGTGAAAAAGGAAATATCTCCCAAAGCCAGCACACCGAGCCATACGAGAGAATCCAGAG GGCGAACGCCTGGAGGACCCATGCGTAATCGGCAATCGAGTCGAAACCATGACACGTCACCGTACGGCAACAGTACGGTTCATTTAATTCCCCCGATGGAAAGCAACTGGCACCGTTCGATCTCGGATTCGGCAATCCACCAGAGTCTCTGCCAAAATCAG caacAAGACGCCACCCATCTGACCACTCACACACCTCTAACGCTAAGCCCAACAGTGCAAAGAAAGATTTCAAATGCTCAACACATTTCGAAAGTACACAACAACCACATGACCAACAACCATCataatcatcaccatcatcatcaccatccgaGCAATCATCACGATAACGGATCGACGCAGGACATCCGGTCACGCTCCTCTACCGCCCTGCCCAGGCTACCCGGCATCAA CATCTACCCGTCGCAGAACCATCCCGACAGTATACAGATACCGATACCGAGCAACACGGGCTCGTTACCCGACCTGACTTCCGTCGGTTATCCCTCCATGTATCCGGCAACGTTGGATCAAGAGTACGATCCGAACGGACAAAACCACAGTTACTGTCCG agcCCGCTCGGTACCTCACCCTCGTCGCTTTCACCAACCTCTGCCATCCagaaccatcaccaccatccgcACCCGAGAGCGAACAGTTTCAGCGGTGGCGTCAGTAGTGCGACCGGAGGAAACGGTtccggtggtggaggaggaggcggaggaggaggaggcagcAGTGGCGGCAGTGGCAACAGTGTTGGAGGCGGCTATCCCATTCCGACCAGCCATGCGAACAGTGGGTCCGTCAGCCCGACCGGCAGCGGTATCAGCTGCAGTCCCAGTGCGTCGTCGGTGGCCCCGATCGCAAACATGGGGAACGCTGTGAATCACAACAATGGCGCAACGCTTAACAATGGCATTaagggaaagaaagcaaagccACAAACCATCTCTAGTCAG CCTTTTTTATCTGTACCAGATAGTAATAGATATTCGTTTATGTCGAAG GTCAACAATACTTATGACACTAATCAGCAGCAGTcagtgcaacagcagcaccagcaacaccagcaacaaccacaaGCACAGTctccacagcagcagcagcagcaacaagcacaacagcagcagcgaataCCAACGCTGGATCAGATAAGCTACGATAGCTTCACTCAGATCACCGACGGTCTGGCGTCGCCCAACCAGAACTCACCCGAAAGCATACTGTACGGATCTCATGGAAATATGTCCCCG CAAATTATGTCGGACTATCGAACCCGACCCAGTCCCGGCTCCAGTCCAGGGCTTGCGCTAGTGAACAATCCCGATTCCAACTCCAGTGCACCCTGCAGTCCAGTGTCCCACACGGTGGGCAGTAACAATGG ACCAACTTACGATAAATATCCAACCAGTGACGTTTACGTACAGAACACCCTACCACAGTATTTGGAACACATCACACTG ggtgaTACCGACTTTACCACCAATCAAATGGTCTTTAGCGGG TTTGATGAAACCTACTTGACGATGAACAATGGTCTCGGTATACGCACTCACACCGGCCATGGCAATGGGCACACGCAAGTCCACCAGACAGCGACGCAGCAGACGAACCAGCTTAACTCGATCAACTGTCAGAATATGCAGAATATGCAAAACACCAACATGAGCAACATGTACAACGGGACGACGGAACCGCTGCTCAGCCTGCCCAACACCCAATCGCTTATTGAGCCCCAAACGCCCACGATACCGGAGATCGTTTTTACAG ATTATTCGACTAGGG acGATTTCGAGGCAGACCTTGGGCTTGGTCATATGGATTTCCAAAGCATCCAGATGCTCTCCGACACCAGCACGATGATTGACCCGATGGACGAGGACAGCTTTCGACGAGATTTACAATAG
- the LOC120899841 gene encoding CREB-regulated transcription coactivator 1-like isoform X3, translating into MANPRKFSEKIALHNQKQAEETAEFERIMREVLDVTSKASKSANLSPTTGTLGTFRGGSLPNVNNENKQYQEKADDGTNLTELKPYTQPETIKVKKEISPKASTPSHTRESRGRTPGGPMRNRQSSRNHDTSPYGNSTVHLIPPMESNWHRSISDSAIHQSLCQNQQQDATHLTTHTPLTLSPTVQRKISNAQHISKVHNNHMTNNHHNHHHHHHHPSNHHDNGSTQDIRSRSSTALPRLPGINIYPSQNHPDSIQIPIPSNTGSLPDLTSVGYPSMYPATLDQEYDPNGQNHSYCPSPLGTSPSSLSPTSAIQNHHHHPHPRANSFSGGVSSATGGNGSGGGGGGGGGGGSSGGSGNSVGGGYPIPTSHANSGSVSPTGSGISCSPSASSVAPIANMGNAVNHNNGATLNNGIKGKKAKPQTISSQVNNTYDTNQQQSVQQQHQQHQQQPQAQSPQQQQQQQAQQQQRIPTLDQISYDSFTQITDGLASPNQNSPESILYGSHGNMSPQIMSDYRTRPSPGSSPGLALVNNPDSNSSAPCSPVSHTVGSNNGPTYDKYPTSDVYVQNTLPQYLEHITLDWTTLVQSLVESGCTLTAQVQGDTDFTTNQMVFSGFDETYLTMNNGLGIRTHTGHGNGHTQVHQTATQQTNQLNSINCQNMQNMQNTNMSNMYNGTTEPLLSLPNTQSLIEPQTPTIPEIVFTDYSTRDDFEADLGLGHMDFQSIQMLSDTSTMIDPMDEDSFRRDLQ; encoded by the exons GCGTCCAAGAGTGCCAACCTGTCGCCGACGACGGGCACGCTGGGCACGTTTCGAGGCGGTTCCCTGCCCAACGTcaataatgaaaacaaacagtaCCAGGAAAAg GCGGACGATGGTACAAACCTGACGGAGCTGAAACCCTACACGCAACCGGAAACGATCAAGGTGAAAAAGGAAATATCTCCCAAAGCCAGCACACCGAGCCATACGAGAGAATCCAGAG GGCGAACGCCTGGAGGACCCATGCGTAATCGGCAATCGAGTCGAAACCATGACACGTCACCGTACGGCAACAGTACGGTTCATTTAATTCCCCCGATGGAAAGCAACTGGCACCGTTCGATCTCGGATTCGGCAATCCACCAGAGTCTCTGCCAAAATCAG caacAAGACGCCACCCATCTGACCACTCACACACCTCTAACGCTAAGCCCAACAGTGCAAAGAAAGATTTCAAATGCTCAACACATTTCGAAAGTACACAACAACCACATGACCAACAACCATCataatcatcaccatcatcatcaccatccgaGCAATCATCACGATAACGGATCGACGCAGGACATCCGGTCACGCTCCTCTACCGCCCTGCCCAGGCTACCCGGCATCAA CATCTACCCGTCGCAGAACCATCCCGACAGTATACAGATACCGATACCGAGCAACACGGGCTCGTTACCCGACCTGACTTCCGTCGGTTATCCCTCCATGTATCCGGCAACGTTGGATCAAGAGTACGATCCGAACGGACAAAACCACAGTTACTGTCCG agcCCGCTCGGTACCTCACCCTCGTCGCTTTCACCAACCTCTGCCATCCagaaccatcaccaccatccgcACCCGAGAGCGAACAGTTTCAGCGGTGGCGTCAGTAGTGCGACCGGAGGAAACGGTtccggtggtggaggaggaggcggaggaggaggaggcagcAGTGGCGGCAGTGGCAACAGTGTTGGAGGCGGCTATCCCATTCCGACCAGCCATGCGAACAGTGGGTCCGTCAGCCCGACCGGCAGCGGTATCAGCTGCAGTCCCAGTGCGTCGTCGGTGGCCCCGATCGCAAACATGGGGAACGCTGTGAATCACAACAATGGCGCAACGCTTAACAATGGCATTaagggaaagaaagcaaagccACAAACCATCTCTAGTCAG GTCAACAATACTTATGACACTAATCAGCAGCAGTcagtgcaacagcagcaccagcaacaccagcaacaaccacaaGCACAGTctccacagcagcagcagcagcaacaagcacaacagcagcagcgaataCCAACGCTGGATCAGATAAGCTACGATAGCTTCACTCAGATCACCGACGGTCTGGCGTCGCCCAACCAGAACTCACCCGAAAGCATACTGTACGGATCTCATGGAAATATGTCCCCG CAAATTATGTCGGACTATCGAACCCGACCCAGTCCCGGCTCCAGTCCAGGGCTTGCGCTAGTGAACAATCCCGATTCCAACTCCAGTGCACCCTGCAGTCCAGTGTCCCACACGGTGGGCAGTAACAATGG ACCAACTTACGATAAATATCCAACCAGTGACGTTTACGTACAGAACACCCTACCACAGTATTTGGAACACATCACACTG GACTGGACTACGCTGGTTCAGAGTCTAGTAGAGTCCGGATGTACATTAACCGCGCAAGTGCAG ggtgaTACCGACTTTACCACCAATCAAATGGTCTTTAGCGGG TTTGATGAAACCTACTTGACGATGAACAATGGTCTCGGTATACGCACTCACACCGGCCATGGCAATGGGCACACGCAAGTCCACCAGACAGCGACGCAGCAGACGAACCAGCTTAACTCGATCAACTGTCAGAATATGCAGAATATGCAAAACACCAACATGAGCAACATGTACAACGGGACGACGGAACCGCTGCTCAGCCTGCCCAACACCCAATCGCTTATTGAGCCCCAAACGCCCACGATACCGGAGATCGTTTTTACAG ATTATTCGACTAGGG acGATTTCGAGGCAGACCTTGGGCTTGGTCATATGGATTTCCAAAGCATCCAGATGCTCTCCGACACCAGCACGATGATTGACCCGATGGACGAGGACAGCTTTCGACGAGATTTACAATAG